A window from Pseudomonadota bacterium encodes these proteins:
- the dsrB gene encoding dissimilatory-type sulfite reductase subunit beta, with amino-acid sequence MNRTDIGPPDYRDMLPDAIKMNYGKWKYHENVRAGVLKHVSETGDEVYTVRVGSPRLVSIDFIRDICDIADKYCDGHLRFTSRSNIEFITDNKSNVNGIIEEAAKLGLPAGGTGNGISNIIHTQGWIHCHSAATDASGLVKAIMDEMYEYFTSMKLPAYVRIAVACCINMCGAVHCSDLAVVGIHRRPPKVDNEKVLAQCEIPTTIQSCPTGAIRRNPDPNIKSVVVREDLCMYCANCFTVCPAMPLADAEGDGVAIYVGGKVSNARKPPMFSRMVVPFLPNTPPRWTEVVDVLKKIVEIYAGSAKKYERMGEWIERIGWEKFFRLTEIPFTDQHIDDFTHAVETYRTTTQFKW; translated from the coding sequence ATGAACAGAACGGACATAGGACCACCCGATTACCGGGATATGCTCCCTGATGCAATAAAAATGAATTATGGCAAATGGAAATATCATGAAAATGTACGTGCAGGTGTTTTAAAGCACGTCTCTGAAACAGGCGATGAAGTCTACACGGTAAGGGTCGGCTCTCCAAGACTCGTAAGCATCGATTTTATCCGGGACATATGCGACATTGCGGACAAATATTGTGATGGCCATCTGAGGTTCACAAGCCGTTCCAACATTGAATTCATCACCGATAACAAATCAAATGTAAACGGGATTATAGAGGAAGCAGCGAAACTAGGTCTCCCTGCTGGCGGCACAGGGAACGGCATTTCGAATATTATCCATACCCAGGGATGGATACACTGTCACAGTGCAGCGACAGACGCTTCAGGTCTCGTGAAGGCGATAATGGATGAGATGTACGAATATTTTACCAGCATGAAATTGCCCGCCTATGTGAGGATCGCTGTGGCATGCTGCATCAATATGTGCGGCGCTGTCCACTGCTCTGATCTGGCAGTAGTGGGTATACACAGACGGCCGCCAAAAGTCGACAACGAAAAGGTGCTGGCACAATGCGAGATACCGACGACCATACAATCCTGCCCGACAGGTGCAATAAGAAGGAATCCCGACCCCAACATAAAGAGCGTTGTCGTAAGGGAAGACCTCTGTATGTACTGCGCTAATTGTTTTACTGTATGTCCTGCCATGCCGCTTGCCGATGCCGAGGGCGACGGTGTAGCCATCTATGTGGGCGGGAAGGTTTCCAATGCGAGGAAACCTCCGATGTTTTCGCGTATGGTTGTGCCATTCCTCCCCAATACCCCGCCCCGCTGGACAGAGGTTGTGGATGTATTAAAAAAGATTGTGGAAATATATGCCGGGAGTGCAAAAAAATATGAAAGAATGGGCGAGTGGATAGAAAGGATAGGCTGGGAAAAATTCTTCAGGTTGACAGAGATACCATTTACAGACCAGCATATTGACGATTTCACGCACGCCGTGGAGACTTACAGGACAACCACCCAGTTTAAGTGGTAA